The Rhizoctonia solani chromosome 4, complete sequence genome contains a region encoding:
- a CDS encoding ribulose-phosphate 3-epimerase, which produces MKSIIAPSALSSDFGHLTAECKRMIQNGADWLHMDVMDGHFVPNLTIGAPVLSCVKKGIPDIFMDCHMMVSQPERWVDDIAAAGGSSYTFHYEATDNHMEIIEMIHEHNMRAGIAISPDTPSTVITDEIANAVDMILVMTVNPGRGGQKFMERCMPKVSELRARFPDKDIQVDGGVSTSNIETCAHAGSNVIVAGTSIFMAQDPSQVITTLRAAVDSALAARKTASS; this is translated from the exons ATGAAGTCCATCATTGCCCCCAGCGCTCTCTCCTCCGACTTTGGTCATCTCACCGCAGAATGTAAGCGTATGATTCAAAACGGCGCTGATTGGCTCCACATGG ATGTCATGGACGG CCACTTTGTACCCAATCTCACGATCG GCGCACCGGTCCTGTCGTGTGTCAAAAAGGGCATTCCAGATATCTTTATGGACTGTCACATGATGGTCTCTCAGCCTGAACGC TGGGTAGATGACATTGCAGCAGCCGGCGGATCATCCTACACATTCCACTATGAAGCAACAG ATAACCACATGGAGATCATCGAAATGATCCACGAGCACAACATGCGTGCAGGCATCGCGATTTCACCCGACACACCGTCCACAGTTATCACAGACGAAATTGCCAACGCGGTCGATATGATATTGGTCATGACCGTCAACCCTG GCCGAGGTGGTCAAAAATTCATGGAACGCTGCATGCCAAAGGTCTCTGAACTCCGCGCCCGGTTCCCGGACAAAGACATTCAAGTCGACGGTGGCGTCTCAACTTCAAACATCGAGACGTGTGCGCACGCAG GCTCGAATGTGATTGTCGCTGGAACATCTATATTTATGGCCCAAGATCCATCTCAGGTTATCACTACTTTACGTGCGGCAGTCGATTCGGCACTTGCTGCTCGAAAGACGGCCAGTTCTTAA
- a CDS encoding Sec7 guanine nucleotide exchange factor, with protein sequence MVTESWGLGLQRQRRRPGQNNTAPQIGVETGRDKALPPPPDEDGGIGLGTPSAHVNGRRDITPRAQIQRDRNITPTPPLPTITPPTPIAQRKPSKDIRKVRSSGTLRDIFPVQPRRSEHTDRDRTTSYPEMPSILSPPRGRQTALSSPSLSQTGRTLSPSVPPTRQTMIYTTRSQPWLDREQGHLAWESNAEFGGLAQPGPATSHSLGSRDQNQHRERTRRPSAPASPNLKGKAREIEPLPQDTASRRSILGRRPSFWSRKPKSKPELATATLAPNVSSPSSKRSLDVPKAGAGPSRSSTSFEDLMSPRSSTYSPRTGASSRSSVHRINSRPSIDKLSGLHHQSTNNSRLTLPSPRASVESRTSVDLTLPNVRPTSPLFTEFGTYRASVDFAAAGGASLVARSKRIKGDAQVIMEGVPTTVSRPESSSSHHPAESAPISIPGTHTPPRRRMTNNSSIGRAQSWRRSLVESARNLIGGSNASLDGGEDILSGSPIQGLVGSPAQGSPLGTASSSPVPWVNISTSPRASGSSPVPPLAIVAPPSAAPVGSLRSRHGSPIPTGMMSPTTAQRVTFGDNPQPSRTRTGSITAAISNWRGNSGADDEGRGTRTVRRAKSTSRLTATLGPTRRRSFSLFGPRPGSAGQAQTQAQVAREQEMKGSALGHSHPSAFGPATDPALTLTLSPPMLSPGSVFASPQPMPLDALSPGIPGTPLTGSQLSLGAPGWGGSSIGHSGGGSQFGSNTNVSGTTTAGASRASSILLRSPLRPRSSTNPPLLRRLSGVFGSANSGGFTRDRSGDMLSPGGRPAEINGVKPGEGSNSGSRPESYKKLMVRAEDDTPVVFLQRLLETVSKSEIASAIASKNDPFHTAALALFMERFNFVYDPLDIALRRLLMDLSLPKETQQIDRVMEAFAKRYTDCNPGLFASDDQAYVLAFSLMMLHTDAFNKNNKNKMTKVDYVKNTRMPGLPSEVLDYFFDNIVFAPFIFIEDATDVNGQRGFTDRVTMTPVLGPTNSGSLLPTKPKIDPYYIITQNLLDPLRVPIESYVPQASPLRYKGTADRLDAVQLRRVFASSVQLEIAGTGAESVRIGVNKFGLLSRKDDLLEGGRRAASRKWRRWAVVLTGSQLLLFRETAWALLDPRQPSPETSSLRPEEVVSLKDAIALYDASYDKYTHVFRFILPTGRQQLIQAADEQDMNEWISRINYASALRSAGVRVREMTMNAEETRATGVAAAVSHVRDQRRGKVSPPSWSNEELDSTQQPGPKIMENRSGLSSEVELDVIVESSDGGMKDTFDEIKAQLAISHPFPMGGLAPPTPDRHQGQSRARARMTTRAEVLLSKIKELEQNINSAQTLLQNELRIARNFAVLSPFQQATRNRIRLAVEALARRVQAVRMDIAKMACHRDVLAADLAAEEEEREQLRTIALAAAREQLLLTVPRMKLSVYEDVVEEEPERRPSPAGSDASASGASPAWSFRSTTDYPDPNEDPTLMAKRDTSLTTPEMENEQLAPSPRKSEASLQPRPSFAASVSSRSGISSSGDINFTLAESGTAVAEETEEQAEVWHATRAGRRVSLVELPQPSDKLKLAQLIRQHTQSEQAINEGDGPSS encoded by the exons ATGGTCACGGAGTCCTGGGGCCTTGGATTGCAAAGACAACGACGACGACCCGG ACAGAACAACACTGCTCCGCAGATTGGGGTTGAGACCGGCAGAGACAAAGCGCTTCCTCCACCGCCTGACGAGGACG GAGGCATTGGACTCGGCACGCCGAGTGCACATGTAAACGGCCGTCGGGACATAACGCCCCGCGCACAGATACAGCGGGACAGAAACATAACTCCGACGCCTCCCCTCCCAACAATCACACCCCCCACACCGATTGCACAGCGCAAACCATCGAAAGATATCCGCAAGGTACGGAGCTCTGGCACTCTCAGAGACATATTCCCAGTTCAACCCCGGAGGAGCGAACACACAGACCGCGACCGCACAACGTCTTATCCCGAGATGCCCTCAATCTTGTCTCCCCCACGCGGACGCCAAACAGCCCTATCTTCCCCTTCCCTGAGCCAAACTGGTCGTACTCTAAGCCCCTCGGTCCCTCCTACACGTCAGACCATGATATATACTACTCGCTCCCAGCCCTGGCTCGACCGCGAGCAAGGTCACCTCGCATGGGAATCTAATGCCGAGTTCGGCGGCCTTGCGCAGCCCGGCCCAGCTACATCACATTCCCTAGGCTCGCGCGACCAAAACCAGCACCGCGAACGTACCCGAAGACCGAGTGCTCCTGCCTCGCCCAACCTCAAAGGCAAGGCCAGAGAAATCGAGCCCCTCCCTCAGGATACAGCCAGTAGACGATCTATACTCGGCCGCCGCCCCTCGTTTTGGTCACGCAAGCCCAAGTCTAAACCCGAACTGGCGACTGctacacttgcgcccaatgTTTCCAGCCCTTCATCTAAGCGGAGTCTGGATGTTCCAAAAGCTGGAGCAGGGCCCAGTCGCTCATCGACCAGTTTCGAGGACCTGATGTCTCCGCGTTCGAGCACTTATTCTCCCCGCACGGGCGCGAGCTCTCGCTCGAGCGTGCACAGAATTAATTCTCGACCAAGTATCGACAAGCTCTCTGGGTTACACCACCAATCCACAAACAACTCCCGCTTGACTCTACCCAGCCCTCGAGCGAGTGTTGAGTCCCGGACAAGCGTTGATCTCACACTTCCGAACGTCAGGCCTACCAGCCCCTTGTTTACGGAATTTGGAACATATCGTGCGAGTGTAGATTTTGCGGCGGCTGGGGGGGCAAGCCTCGTGGCGCGGAGCAAACGAATTAAAGGAGACGCACAAGTGATAATGGAAGGGGTCCCTACAACTGTCAGCCGCCCAGAATCATCTTCATCTCATCACCCGGCAGAATCCGCTCCTatatcaataccagggacaCATACTCCACCCCGCCGTCGGATGACAAACAACAGCAGTATCGGGCGCGCTCAGTCATGGCGGCGCAGCCTGGTTGAGAGCGCGCGGAATCTAATAGGTGGCTCAAATGCAAGCCTTGATGGCGGGGAGGATATCCTTTCGGGATCACCAATACAGGGGCTGGTTGGATCACCTGCGCAAGGGTCACCTTTGGGGACTGCTTCGTCGTCGCCTGTCCCCTGGGTAAACATATCTACCAGCCCTCGCGCATCTGGGTCATCGCCTGTTCCACCTCTTGCTATCGTTGCGCCCCCATCAGCAGCACCGGTCGGCTCGTTACGCTCAAGGCATGGCTCACCCATTCCGACGGGCATGATGTCACCCACAACCGCCCAGCGTGTAACCTTTGGAGACAATCCTCAACCTTCTCGAACCCGAACAGGGTCGATAACCGCAGCAATATCTAATTGGAGAGGGAATTCGGGCGCTGATGATGAAGGCCGAGGGACCAGAACCGTTCGACGCGCCAAGTCCACATCTCGACTTACAGCTACACTTGGTCCTACACGGCGGAGGTCGTTTTCTCTGTTTGGGCCAAGACCTGGGAGCGCGGGCCAGGCCCAGACTCAAGCACAAGTAGCACGGGAGCAAGAAATGAAAGGGTCCGCACTCGGGCATTCACATCCTTCGGCTTTTGGACCCGCTACCGACCCGGCTCTGACGCTGACGCTGTCCCCACCGATGTTATCACCTGGCAGCGTGTTCGCATCACCACAACCTATGCCGCTAGATGCGTTGTCTCCCGGGATCCCGGGCACGCCTTTGACAGGGAGCCAACTCAGTCTGGGTGCCCCAGGGTGGGGTGGATCTAGCATCGGGCACAGTGGAGGCGGATCTCAGTTTGGATCTAATACGAACGTATCGGGTACAACTACCGCTGGGGCAAGTCGAGCGTCTTCCATTCTGCTTCGGTCTCCTCTTCGTCCTAGGTCGAGCACGAACCCGCCCCTGCTTCGACGACTCAGCGGTGTATTTGGAAGTGCGAACAGTGGGGGATTCACAAGAGACAGGTCGGGTGATATGCTTAGTCCAGGGGGCAGGCCAGCCGAAATAAACGGTGTTAAGCCAGGCGAGGGCTCGAATTCGGGATCCAGACCTGAGTCTTATAAGAAGCTCATGGTACGTGCGGAGGACGATACACCCGTGGTCTTCCTTCAAAGGTTACTGGAAACCGTGAGCAAGAGCGAGATTGCAAGTGCCATTGCGAGCAA AAACGATCCCTTCCACACCGCAGCACTCGCATTGTTCATGGAACGATTTAATTTTGTGTACGACCCGCTGGATATTGCCCTTCGTCGACTGTTAATGGACCTGTCTTTACCCAAAGAAACGCAGCAAATCGACCGAGTGATGGAAGCGTTTGCGAAGCGCTACACGGATTGCAACCCTGGACTGTTCGCCTCGGACG ATCAAGCTTATGTTCTCGCGTTTAGCTTGATGATGTTGCATACCGACGCCTTCAACAAGaacaacaaaaacaaaatgaCCAAGGTCGATTATGTGAAGAATACTCGGATGCCGGGTCTTCCGTCCGAGGTTCTTGAC TACTTCTTTGATAACATTGTCTTTGCTCCATTCATTTTTATCGAGGATGCAACGGACGTAAATGGCCAGCGCGGATTCACAGATAGGGTGACCATGACTCCTGTGTTGGGTCCAACCAACTCTGGATCGTTGTTGCCTACCAAACCAAAGATTGACCCGTATTACATTATCACTCAG AATCTGCTTGATCCACTGAGGGTACCTATCGAATCATATGTTCCTCAGGCTTCGCCGCTGAGGTACAAGGGAACAGCCGACAGGCTAGACGCGGTGCAGCTCCGTCGGGTCTTTGCATCCAGTGTTCAGTTGGAAATCGCTGGAACTGGGGCAGAATCAGTTCGGATCGGGGTGAACAAGTTTGGGCTCCTATCGCGCAAAG ATGACCTCCTGGAAGGTGGACGCCGAGCTGCCAGTCGCAAGTGGCGTCGTTGGGCAGTGGTTCTCACTGGCTCACAGCTGCTTTTGTTCCGCGAGACGGCTTGGGCTTTGCTGGATCCTCGACAGCCATCGCCCGAAACAAGTTCATTAAGGCCTGAAGAAGTTGTTTCCCTCAAAGATGCGATTGCATTGTACGATGCGAGCTATGACAAG TATACGCACGTGTTCAGGTTCATCCTACCCACAGGGCGACAGCAACTTATCCAGGCGGCCGATGAGCAAGATATGAACGAATGGATCTCTCGTATTAACTATGCCAGCGCTCTCAGATCCGCCGGAGTCCGTGTACGTGAAATGACCATGAACGCCGAAGAGACCCGTGCTACTGGTGTTGCTGCCGCGGTTTCCCATGTGCGGGACCAACGGAGGGGCAAGGTCTCACCTCCATCGTGGTCCAACGAGGAGCTCGACTCTACACAACAACCTGGGCCGAAGATCATGGAAAACCGATCAGGACTGTCGTCAGAGGTCGAATTGGATGTGATTGTCGAGTCGTCGGACGGAGGCATGAAGGATACCTTTGATGAGATTAAAGCCCAGTTGGCCATTTCACATCCCTTCCCCATGGGCGGATTAGCACCTCCTACGCCCGACAGACATCAGGGGCAAAGCAGAGCTCGCGCACGAATGACCACACGCGCTGAAGTCCTCCTTTCTAAAATCAAGGAGCTCGAACAGAACATCAACTCGGCGCAGACACTTCTCCAAAACGAGCTGCGCATCGCCCGTAATTTCGCGGTGTTGTCCCCGTTCCAACAAGCTACTCGGAATAGGATTCGACTCGCAGTCGAGGCGCTTGCAAGGCGTGTGCAGGCTGTTCGGATGGATATAGCCAAGATGGCTTGCCACCGTGACGTGCTCGCAGCAGATTTGGCagctgaggaagaagagcgtGAACAATTGCGTACGATTGCTCTCGCAGCAGCCAGAGAACAGCTCTTGCTCACCGTCCCGCGCATGAAGCTTTCGGTTTATGAGGATGTTGTAGAAGAGGAACCCGAACGTCGTCCCTCCCCTGCTGGGTCTGACGCATCCGCATCCGGCGCATCTCCAGCCTGGTCTTTCCGCTCCACTACCGATTATCCAGACCCAAATGAGGATCCGACGCTCATGGCCAAGCGTGATACATCGCTCACGACCCCCGAAATGGAGAATGAGCAACTAGCTCCTTCACCGAGAAAATCCGAGGCATCATTACAACCCCGTCCATCATTTGCTGCATCAGTGTCTTCCCGTAGCGGTATCTCGTCCAGTGGCGATATAAACTTTACCCTGGCCGAGTCTGGGACTGCGGTCGCCGAAGAAACTGAAGAACAGGCCGAAGTCTGGCATGCTACGCGAGCTGGACGACGTGTGAGCTTGGTTGAGCTCCCCCAACCATCAGACAAGCTCAAACTTGCTCAACTCATCCGCCAGCATACGCAGTCTGAACAAGCGATCAACGAGGGAGATGGGCCCTCTTCTTAA
- a CDS encoding Glycosyltransferase sugar-binding region containing DXD motif — protein sequence MPFHNGKPRLSPLPSYTNAVEEKQHLTQRGSAWTTAFYVPFPLRPGKRLKIVLPIPQSISAVTSSQMSRRKAVLCIALLFLTWVGFGFTAWFKRPGETWRPPLPGPPSTLVFRRADLQKIWEWEIASGHYPSAGEIPAKVGITVPPPNPGLPSAGEPIVGRPKSLSMKSAPIGSGPGRHYLSPKSEPPNMHFPPRPPPGGMVDLDVIMEHCNFATNKYVRDCLEFMRIGTGIDADKRFRRDNLERYNFIYNEIKDKNASSPPKNAPNVPPAGVHNKYPDDPDEGLSFNSKHTEHALQLPPPRVPTASNDACNPDHPRIFHMYWTGAFTDKPYMALMSYLFTQNLGLSEELGKAPPPGLCRPEFWLWISPGPAAAPLSKTALKDMFEGLKNSPWASPFLHPRFKDVIKFKLWNTTEQLDGIPEIKDEWRGLESLFNSGGVVYKPKKPAANSNSNNSTTTAAKIKKDGNDVMNRVGSGSAQEYDRMSTIVSDMARFVLCHRFGGIYLDADTLLLRDWEELWGYKGAFAYRWSRLEEYNTAVLRLNRGSALGTFLFRTALHKGLDFHPMTIWQYVKDAGLNGLLFRLPDALFDSAWLNTEDYQRDRPAFPFFTEFGQFFESPKQDSAGPNMLGFEGFFRGAYSYHYHNSWWVPFDRTRNYPDLGSRFAAGEKLAKEELLRKAREALAQKDGDHKAVHAPHLERWSQDEDQPDLSWATVMKRTFEAFIRGERSNVYGEYIKW from the exons ATGCCGTTTCACAATGGGAAACCGCGGCTCTCACCGCTACCGTCGTACACAAACGCGGTCGAGGAGAAGCAACACTTGACCCAACGGGGCTCGGCATGGACAACAGCATTTTACGTCCCATTTCCTTTGCGACCGGGCAAGCGTCTGAAAATTGTCCTGCccataccccaaagcatatCCGCCGTGACATCGTCCCAGATGAGCAGGAGAAAGGCAGTCCTCTGTATTGCTCTGCTGTTCTTGACTTGGGTCGGCTTTGGCTTTACCGCATGGTTCAAGCGACCTGGAGAGACATGGAGACCTCCGCTCCCAGGTCCCCCCTCCACCCTCGTTTTCAGGCGGGCTGATTTACAAAAGATATGGGAGTGGGAGATCGCTAGCGGTCATTATCCTAGCGCCGGAGAAA TACCTGCCAAGGTTGGCATCACCGTACCTCCCCCGAACCCCGGACTCCCATCCGCAGGCGAGCCCATCGTTGGGAGACCCAAGTCGTTGAGCATGAAGTCCGCTCCGATAGGCTCAGGGCCTGGTCGCCATTATCTATCCCCAAAATCCGAACCACCCAATATGCATTTCCCACCCAGGCCGCCCCCTGGAGGTATGGTTGATCTGGATGTCATTATGGAACACTGCAACTTTGCTACCAACAAG TACGTGAGGGATTGCCTGGAGTTTATGCGTATCGGAACTGGGATCGACGCCGACAAACGGTTCAGACGAGACAACCTAGAAAGGTACAACTTCATCTACAACGAGATCAAGGACAAAAACGCGTCATCCCCTCCCAAAAACGCGCCCAATGTGCCCCCCGCGGGAGTGCATAACAAGTATCCAGACGATCCAGACGAGGGCCTTTCCTTCAATAGCAAACACACTGAACATGCGCTCCAACTTCCACCCCCTCGGGTCCCCACAGCCTCCAACGACGCGTGCAACCCTGACCACCCGCGTATCTTTCACATGTACTGGACCGGCGCATTCACCGACAAGCCTTACATGGCCCTCATGTCTTACTTGTTTACTCAGAATCTTGGTTTGAGCGAGGAACTTGGCAAGGCTCCGCCCCCGGGCTTGTGTCGCCCCGAATTTTGGCTGTGGATTAGCCCCGGACCGGCTGCGGCACCACTGAGCAAGACGGCGCTCAAAGACATGTTTGAGGGTTTGAAGAACAGTCCCTGGGCTAGCCCATTTCTACACCCGCGGTTCAAAGATGTCATCAAGTTCAAACTTTGGAATACGACCGAGCAATTAGATGGCATTCCCGAGATCAAGGATGAATGGCGAGGTCTGGAGTCCCTCTTTAACTCGGGCGGAGTCGTCTATAAGCCCAAGAAGCCTGCGGCGAACAGCAATAGCAATAACAGTACCACCACCGCCGCCAAGATTAAAAAGGATGGGAACGATGTCATGAACCGTGTCGGCTCGGGTTCTGCCCAGGAGTATGACCGGATGTCCACCATAGTGTCAGACATGGCTCGCTTCGTCTTATGCCACCGCTTTGGAGGCATATACCTCGATGCAGACACTCTCCTTCTTCGTGACTGGGAGGAGTTGTGGGGATACAAGGGCGCATTCGCTTACCGATGGTCTCGACTGGAGGAGTACAACACCGCCGTCCTTCGTTTGAACCGCGGGAGTGCGCTGGGTACATTCCTGTTCCGAACCGCACTGCACAAAGGCCTCGATTTCCACCCCATGACAATCTGGCAGTACGTCAAAGACGCGGGACTGAATGGATTGCTGTTCCGCCTCCCGGACGCGTTGTTCGATAGCGCATGGTTGAATACTGAAGACTACCAACGAGACCGACCTGCCTTCCCCTTCTTCACCGA GTTCGGCCAATTCTTTGAATCTCCGAAACAAGACAGTGCAGGGCCCAACATGCTAGGATTTGAGGGATTCTTTAGGGGAGCATATTCATACCACTACCACAACTCCTG GTGGGTGCCATTTGACAGAACCCGCAACTACCCGGACCTCGGATCCCGTTTCGCGGCCGGCGAGAAACTTGCAAAAGAAGAGCTCTTGCGCAAGGCCCGGGAAGCATTGGCGCAAAAAGATGGTGACCACAAAGCCGTGCATGCTCCTCATCTCGAGCGCTGGTCCCAAGACGAGGATCAACCCGACTTGTCGTGGGCGACCGTAATGAAGCGAACGTTTGAAGCGTTTATTCGGGGCGAGAGGTCAAACGTGTATGGAGAGTACATCAAGTGGTGA
- a CDS encoding pyruvate kinase produces the protein MAFAPNYVHDPYRSTQYIFTPQPPHATFQTTNMSIQTDQVRSRLEWLSTLSAGPEPSEDTKFLRKTSIIATIGPKVNNVEMLGQLRKAGMNVVRMNFSHGSYEYHQSVIDNVRQLVKQEPDDARPLAIALDTKGPEIRTGAMRPGCDDVKISAGHEFIVTVDPQYAESCDDKRLYMDYANLPAVTSPGKLIYVDDGILSLLVLSIDGKDVHVRAVNNGTLSSRKGVNLPKTPVDLPALSEKDKKDLQFGVKNGVDMVFASFIRRAQDVIDIREVLGPDGAAIKIIVKIENEQGVENFDEILREADGVMVARGDLGIEIPASQVFIAQKMMIAKCNIAGKPVICATQMLESMTYNPRPTRAEVSDVANAVLDGADCVMLSGETAKGSYPIQSVLMMAETCFLAESAICYPPLYDELRAVTPRPTETAETVAMAAVAAAQEQGASAILVLSTSGNTARLVSKYRPSVPIITITRNQQTARQIHLHRGCYPFWYPEPRGIEGAQWQRDVDNRIRFGLRSALKLKIIKTGTTVIAIQGWKGGLGHTNTLRVLSVPTDPADLESVPLGGA, from the exons ATGGCATTCGCCCCAAATTACGTGCATGACCCATACCGCTCAACCCAATACATATTTACTCCTCAACCGCCGCATGCAACGTTTCAGACTACGAATATGAGCATCCAGACTGACCAAGTTCGCTCTCGCCTCGAATGGCTCTCAACCCTCAGCGCTGGCCCAGAGCCATCTGAAGATACCAAATTCTTGCGCAAG ACCTCGATTATTGCAACGATCG GCCCCAAGGTGAACAATGTCGAGATGCTCGGCCAGCTCCGCAAGGCTGGCATGAATGTCG TCCGAATGAACTTTTCCCACGGATCATACGAGTACCACCAAAGCGTTATCGATAACGTACGCCAACTCGTCAAAC AGGAGCCCGATGATGCACGCCCGCTAGCAATCGCGCTCGACACCAAGGGACCTGAAATCCGTACCGGTGCTATGCGTCCTGGATGCGAC GATGTTAAAATCAGTGCCGGACACGAATTCATCGTAACTGTCGACCCGCAGTATGCCGAATCTTGCGATGACAAGCGTTTGTATATGGATTATGCAAACTTGCCGGCGGTGACTTCTCCTGGGAAACTCATCTACGTTGATGATG GTATCCTATCCCTGCTTGTTTTGAGCATCGACGGCAAGGACGTCCATGTCCGTGCGGTCAACAACGGCACCCTTTCATCTCGCAAGGGAGTAAACCTACCCAAAACTCCCGTCGACCTGCCTGCGCTCTCCGAAAAGGATAAGAAGGACCTTCAGTTTGGTGTCAAGAATGGCGTCGATATGGTCTTTGCTTCTTTCATCCGTCGCGCCCAGGATGTGATCGATATCCGCGAAGTGCTTGGCCCCGACGGCGCCGCCATTAAAATTATTGTCAAGATTGAAAACGAGCAAGGTGTCGAGAACTTTGACGAGATCTTGCGCGAGGCAGACGGTGTCATGGTTGCCCGTGGTGACTTGGGTATCGAAATCCCGGCTAGCCAGGTCTTTATCGCCCAAAAGAtgatgattgccaagtgCAACATCGCTGGCAAGCCAGTTATCTGCGCGACCCAAATGTTGGAG TCTATGACC TACAACCCCCGCCCAACTCGTGCTGAAGTTAGTGACGTCGCCAACGCTGTGCTTGATGGTGCGGACTGCGTAATGTTGTCTGGAGAGACCGCGAAGGGGTCGTACCCTATCCAGTCTG TCTTGATGATGGCTGAGACCTGCTTCCTTGCCGAGTCGGCAATCTGCTACCCTCCCCTGTACGATGAGTTGCGTGCTGTTACTCCTCGCCCCACTGAGACCGCCGAGACGGTGGCTATGGcggctgttgctgctgctcaGGAGCAAGGCGCGAGCGCCATCTTGGTTTTGTCGACCAGCGGGAACACTGCCAGGTTGGTCTCCAAGTACCGCCCAAGCGTTCCTATCATCACTA TCACTCGCAACCAACAAACCGCCCGCCAAATCCACTTGCACCGAGGCTGCTATCCCTTCTGGTACCCCGAGCCCCGAGGTATCGAGGGTGCACAATGGCAACGTGACGTAGACAACCGTATCCGCTTTGGTCTCCGTAGCGCTCTTAAGCTCAAGATTATCAAGACGGGTACGACCGTTATCGCCATCCAGGGCTGGAAGGGTGGACTGGGTCACACCAATACTCTCAGGGTTTTGAGCGTGCCGACTGATCCTGCGGACTTGGAGAGCGTGCCCTTGGGAGGTGCTTGA